Proteins from a single region of Thermus albus:
- a CDS encoding CDGSH iron-sulfur domain-containing protein produces MKLEFLENGPIRLEGKRFRVRVGEKEEVLERSQVFLCRCGGSANKPFCDGTHKRIGFQAPGGVLEVED; encoded by the coding sequence ATGAAGCTTGAGTTCCTGGAGAACGGCCCCATCCGGCTAGAGGGAAAGCGCTTTCGGGTGCGGGTAGGGGAAAAGGAAGAGGTCTTGGAAAGGTCCCAGGTCTTCCTCTGCCGCTGTGGAGGCTCAGCCAATAAGCCCTTCTGCGATGGTACCCACAAGCGGATCGGCTTCCAGGCCCCCGGGGGGGTGCTGGAGGTGGAGGACTGA
- a CDS encoding penicillin acylase family protein has protein sequence MKRLLRVLAWLLGLAVAALGLLALGAYVTLRASLPQVEGRMALKGLDAPVEVGRDGQGVVRIRAQSLQDLFFAQGFVHAQERLWQMEFQRRVGQGRLSEVLGEATLAQDRFLRTWGFYRAAQEAYERLYPEEKAAVDAYVAGVNAFLQSGAPLPPEFRLLAFRPEPWTGPDVLVWAKMMSFDLSGNWEEELMRHRLLARGISPERLLELLPPYPEDAPTILQSEDLRLPLKREEAPAALLQMAPPRFMEASNNWVVAGSRTVTGKPLLANDPHLRLGAPSLWFLMALEAPGYRAMGASLPGVLGIVIGRNERIAWGVTNVGADVQDLYLLEDVEGKGYRYKGQVLPYRVREERIRVKGGREETLRVRETLYGPVITDALEDPPKTPMALRWVSLDAEDHILMAYLGINRARNFQEFVAALGHYSAPSQNFVYADVDGNIGYIAPGKFPIRKEGHTGMVPVPGNGAWDWQGYRRPEEWPKVLNPKEGFVVTANNKVTPEGFPYALTYDWAEPYRAERIRELLLAKEKLSPADMQAVQQDQKSLLFRDFRPVLELLNPLSERGRAWRERLLAWDGVMGQNSEEALVFALWYTELTRLPAQEVGEAFWDEPRYLLKALKEGDKNCDQPETEYRESCLDVAALALERALERKEGLKVRSWGAVHRAVFPHAVLTHTPLRRLTDRVVPFGGDRYTVNVGPFDPKTLLMSHGPSYRQIVDLNDLEASLFVHPMGQSGHFLSTHYGDLLPLWAKGEYLPMAFTPPGREKVLLLEPGR, from the coding sequence ATGAAACGCCTCTTGCGGGTTTTAGCCTGGCTTCTGGGCCTGGCGGTTGCGGCCCTTGGCCTTTTGGCCTTGGGGGCCTACGTGACCTTGCGGGCTTCCTTGCCCCAGGTGGAAGGGCGTATGGCCCTAAAGGGCCTGGATGCCCCGGTGGAGGTGGGGCGGGATGGGCAAGGGGTGGTGCGCATCCGGGCCCAGAGCCTACAGGACCTCTTCTTTGCCCAAGGCTTTGTCCACGCCCAGGAGAGGCTTTGGCAGATGGAGTTTCAAAGGCGGGTGGGTCAGGGAAGGCTTTCCGAGGTGCTGGGGGAGGCCACCTTGGCCCAGGACCGTTTCTTACGGACCTGGGGCTTTTACCGGGCGGCCCAGGAGGCCTACGAGAGGCTTTACCCTGAGGAAAAAGCGGCGGTGGACGCCTATGTGGCTGGGGTGAACGCCTTCTTGCAAAGCGGGGCGCCCTTGCCCCCGGAGTTCCGCCTCCTTGCTTTCCGCCCCGAGCCCTGGACCGGTCCCGACGTCCTGGTCTGGGCCAAGATGATGAGCTTTGACCTCAGTGGGAACTGGGAGGAGGAGCTTATGCGCCATCGCCTCCTGGCCCGGGGGATCAGCCCGGAAAGGCTTCTTGAGCTTCTCCCCCCCTACCCCGAGGACGCCCCCACCATCCTCCAAAGCGAGGACCTAAGGCTTCCCCTGAAGCGGGAAGAGGCCCCGGCAGCCCTTCTCCAGATGGCCCCGCCCCGCTTTATGGAGGCCAGCAACAACTGGGTGGTGGCGGGAAGCCGCACGGTAACGGGAAAACCCCTCTTGGCCAACGATCCTCACCTGCGCCTGGGGGCGCCAAGCCTCTGGTTCCTCATGGCCCTGGAAGCCCCCGGTTACCGGGCCATGGGGGCCAGCCTCCCCGGGGTTTTGGGCATCGTCATCGGGCGGAATGAGCGCATCGCCTGGGGGGTGACCAACGTGGGGGCGGACGTGCAGGACCTCTACCTCCTGGAGGATGTGGAGGGCAAGGGGTACCGCTACAAGGGCCAGGTCCTTCCCTACCGGGTGCGGGAGGAGCGCATCCGGGTGAAGGGGGGTAGGGAGGAGACCCTGCGGGTGCGGGAAACCCTGTACGGTCCCGTGATCACCGACGCCCTGGAGGACCCCCCTAAGACCCCTATGGCCCTGCGCTGGGTGAGCCTGGATGCGGAGGACCATATCCTCATGGCCTATCTGGGGATCAACCGGGCGCGTAACTTTCAGGAGTTCGTGGCCGCTCTAGGCCACTACTCCGCCCCCAGCCAAAACTTCGTCTATGCCGATGTGGACGGGAATATCGGCTACATCGCCCCCGGGAAGTTCCCCATCCGCAAGGAGGGGCACACCGGGATGGTGCCGGTGCCGGGCAATGGGGCGTGGGACTGGCAGGGTTACCGCAGGCCGGAGGAGTGGCCCAAGGTGCTGAACCCGAAAGAAGGCTTCGTCGTCACCGCCAACAACAAGGTCACACCCGAGGGCTTCCCCTACGCCCTCACCTACGACTGGGCCGAGCCCTATCGGGCAGAGCGCATAAGGGAGCTCCTCCTGGCCAAGGAAAAGCTTTCTCCCGCCGATATGCAGGCGGTTCAGCAGGACCAAAAAAGCCTGCTTTTCCGGGATTTCCGTCCCGTGTTGGAGCTTCTAAACCCCCTTTCCGAAAGGGGCCGGGCCTGGCGGGAAAGGCTTTTGGCCTGGGATGGGGTGATGGGCCAGAACTCGGAGGAGGCCCTGGTCTTCGCCCTCTGGTACACGGAGCTCACCCGTCTGCCCGCCCAGGAGGTGGGGGAAGCCTTTTGGGATGAGCCCCGATATCTCCTGAAGGCGCTTAAGGAGGGGGACAAGAACTGCGACCAGCCGGAAACCGAGTACCGGGAATCCTGCCTGGATGTTGCCGCCTTGGCCTTGGAAAGGGCTTTGGAGAGGAAGGAGGGCCTAAAGGTGCGCTCCTGGGGGGCGGTGCACCGGGCGGTCTTCCCCCACGCGGTCCTCACCCATACCCCCTTGAGGCGCCTCACGGACCGGGTGGTGCCCTTTGGCGGGGACCGGTACACGGTGAACGTGGGCCCCTTTGATCCCAAGACCCTCCTCATGAGCCACGGGCCCAGCTACCGCCAGATCGTGGACCTCAATGACCTCGAGGCCTCCCTCTTCGTCCACCCCATGGGCCAAAGTGGGCACTTTTTGTCCACTCACTACGGGGATCTCCTGCCCCTATGGGCAAAGGGGGAATACCTCCCCATGGCTTTTACCCCCCCGGGCCGGGAAAAGGTTTTGCTGTTGGAGCCTGGGCGCTAG
- a CDS encoding GGDEF domain-containing protein codes for MVQVKEVMTSILVTIDPWSSVREAANLMARHKIGSLLVLEDGTLLGVVTSRDLRGVHPNRVVMDVLRGPTLSISPKANLLEAHTIMQQQGVERLLVVEEGRLLGILTKRALAFALGQGFDPLTGLPRADFLRGHLERLLEKGIDPTLVFVDLDDFGLLNKELGHTAGDQALREIASKLTAFAQKHRGEAYRYAGDEFALIFPRPRTQVLPHLPELLKLTILVEEKRVGFSLGVAGGRRRRKRLGNPRATADDLIRMASLASTLAKSRPEKLALGEEVNPASAQAPTAKPFPGPGG; via the coding sequence ATGGTCCAGGTCAAAGAGGTGATGACCTCAATCCTGGTGACGATAGACCCGTGGTCCAGCGTGCGGGAGGCGGCCAACCTCATGGCCCGGCATAAGATTGGAAGCCTTCTGGTTTTAGAGGACGGTACCTTGTTGGGTGTGGTCACCAGCCGGGACCTCAGGGGAGTCCATCCCAACCGGGTCGTGATGGATGTCCTCCGAGGCCCCACCTTGTCCATCTCACCGAAGGCCAACCTTCTCGAGGCCCATACCATCATGCAACAGCAAGGCGTGGAAAGGCTTTTGGTCGTGGAGGAAGGCCGCCTTCTAGGTATCCTTACCAAGCGCGCTTTGGCTTTCGCCCTCGGCCAAGGTTTTGATCCCCTCACGGGCCTGCCCCGGGCCGACTTCCTGCGGGGCCATCTGGAACGCCTCTTAGAGAAAGGGATAGACCCCACGCTGGTGTTCGTGGACCTCGACGATTTCGGCCTACTTAACAAGGAGCTGGGCCACACCGCAGGCGATCAAGCCTTGAGAGAGATAGCCAGTAAGCTCACGGCTTTCGCCCAAAAACACAGGGGAGAGGCTTACCGCTATGCTGGGGACGAGTTCGCCCTAATCTTTCCCCGGCCTCGCACCCAGGTCCTTCCCCACCTTCCTGAGCTTCTAAAACTTACCATTCTGGTGGAGGAAAAAAGGGTGGGTTTTTCCCTAGGCGTGGCCGGGGGAAGGCGGCGGAGGAAACGGCTAGGAAATCCCAGGGCCACCGCCGACGACCTCATCCGCATGGCCAGCCTGGCCTCCACCCTGGCCAAGAGCCGTCCGGAAAAGCTGGCCTTAGGAGAAGAGGTGAATCCAGCTAGCGCCCAGGCTCCAACAGCAAAACCTTTTCCCGGCCCGGGGGGGTAA